The genomic region AATTAGCTGGTGATGGTTACAATGATGAAGCCATTGCCGCACAGCTAGCAGATACCGTGGATTTAATCATTTTTCAACAAAAAATAAAGAAGAGCCGTATTATTACCGAAGTTGTAGAATTAATTGGTTATGAGGGGGCTAAAAAGCCTATCTGTAATACACTTTTTAAATTTGTACAAACCGGAGTAAGTGAGGATGACCATCTTTTAGGATATCATCAGCCACTGGGGGGCATTTCCCAGGCTTTGGCTCATAAATTACGGGTTCAAATGATTCCCGAAAATAGAATAAAAAAATGGCTAAATTTGGGGCAGGTGAAAAGTAGGTGAGTATTAGTCATTTTTCATTCTATATCAGTCTATTATTTTCTATTTGGTTAGGGGTGCTCTACGTTTTTTTGATCCCCAAAAAACAATGGCCAAAAATTAAACCAATTAAAAAATTACAGCAGCAGGCAAAAGGAGTTGGCTGGAAAGTAACTACTGAGGAGTGTTTACTACTTTTGACCCTCAATCTTTTTTTAACCTTAATGGCAGCTGTCATTACTCATAATGCTTTTATCTTGCTGGGTGGTTTTTTGATCGGTTTTTATTTACCCCGCTTTTTAATTGAACGCCAGCGGCAAAAATTGCGTTATCATTTAATTTCTAAATTGGTAGATCCTTTACGTTTACTTCTCTCACGTTTGCCAGAACAAGAAAATATTACTCGGGCTATGGAAATGACCCGTGATGAAATCGCTGATTTAGAAATTAGGGAAATTTTTAATAGTTTTTTGCGGGATATTACCTT from Clostridia bacterium harbors:
- the tadA gene encoding Flp pilus assembly complex ATPase component TadA is translated as TKVSLRMRPWKIIIGEVRDGQAARQAHEAMNTGHNCYVTLHASSARNAATRIVQLAGDGYNDEAIAAQLADTVDLIIFQQKIKKSRIITEVVELIGYEGAKKPICNTLFKFVQTGVSEDDHLLGYHQPLGGISQALAHKLRVQMIPENRIKKWLNLGQVKSR